From a single Lentisphaera profundi genomic region:
- a CDS encoding endo-1,4-beta-xylanase, whose protein sequence is MCKKSLLLLCVLLPIYLPAETRNLSDYKLTGQGTFTANDQGFVITNKLINITHMGTIVGTKLKFDSSAGMYGVLKFTLQSMGTREFGRFRLLIKGQGKALLKKVIYCDRERRTYEIPVFIPKKVQKLELLFCVSKFIQGLSFEDLSFQQQRNKDFALVNPLTEKMWAYEGMDANAEWRHEANLRIEHNRKANLKIILEGKSTGLKIKYEMKKHAFPFGTAVRLDTLAAATEDSQRYKKELLSLFNSAVPGRFLKWRMWDNWPRSKVVAQLKWLQDQDLEIRGHALVWAGWTHLPKGLERYQDNKEKLDQMVNHHIKRAVLETKDLLSEWDVINEPYDNNDLMDLLGKDKMVEWFDLAHKLAPELELYINDYDILAYPGAAHAKKYFEILAYLMAQKTPFHGIGLQSHFKEEVTSPQQIYRTLNDLAQFNKKIKITEHDFISDSPEFQAAFMRDFLTVCFSHPKVAGINQWGFWEGAHWRSRAALFNQDWSERKNLKAYKALVFDEWWTRGEALVDEVGEINFRGFKGDYEIQVYSKDNKLLKSLIFTLTNDDSILRLRL, encoded by the coding sequence ATGTGTAAAAAATCATTACTCTTATTGTGTGTGTTATTGCCAATTTATTTGCCGGCAGAGACACGAAATTTAAGTGACTATAAATTGACGGGTCAGGGGACGTTTACAGCAAATGATCAAGGGTTTGTCATTACAAATAAACTTATCAATATCACCCATATGGGAACAATTGTAGGAACGAAGCTTAAGTTTGATTCATCCGCTGGTATGTATGGCGTGCTCAAGTTTACACTGCAAAGCATGGGAACTCGCGAATTTGGGCGCTTTAGACTCTTGATTAAAGGCCAGGGTAAAGCGCTGTTAAAAAAAGTCATTTACTGTGACCGCGAGAGACGTACTTATGAGATCCCCGTATTCATCCCAAAAAAGGTTCAAAAATTAGAGCTGCTCTTTTGTGTTTCGAAATTTATTCAAGGCTTGAGTTTTGAAGATCTTTCTTTTCAACAACAAAGAAATAAAGACTTTGCTTTAGTGAATCCGCTCACCGAAAAAATGTGGGCTTATGAGGGCATGGATGCCAATGCTGAATGGCGACATGAGGCAAACTTGCGTATAGAGCATAATCGCAAAGCTAATTTAAAGATCATTCTCGAGGGCAAGTCCACGGGCTTAAAAATAAAATATGAAATGAAAAAGCATGCCTTTCCTTTTGGCACGGCGGTTCGTTTGGACACTTTAGCAGCTGCCACAGAGGATTCTCAACGGTACAAAAAAGAGCTACTCAGTTTATTTAATAGTGCGGTGCCGGGTAGATTTTTGAAATGGCGGATGTGGGATAATTGGCCTCGATCGAAAGTTGTAGCGCAATTGAAATGGCTGCAGGATCAGGACTTGGAGATTCGCGGCCATGCCTTGGTTTGGGCTGGCTGGACACATTTACCAAAAGGCTTGGAGCGCTACCAAGACAATAAAGAAAAACTAGATCAGATGGTGAATCACCATATCAAGCGAGCGGTATTAGAAACGAAAGATTTGCTGAGTGAATGGGATGTGATAAATGAGCCTTATGATAATAATGATCTCATGGATTTACTTGGGAAAGATAAAATGGTGGAGTGGTTTGATTTGGCTCACAAGCTCGCTCCTGAGCTTGAGCTCTACATAAACGACTACGATATTTTGGCTTACCCGGGCGCCGCTCACGCTAAAAAATATTTTGAGATTTTAGCTTACTTAATGGCTCAAAAAACTCCCTTTCACGGCATCGGTTTACAAAGTCATTTTAAGGAAGAAGTCACATCTCCACAACAAATTTATAGAACTTTGAATGACTTAGCCCAGTTTAATAAAAAAATTAAAATTACTGAACATGATTTCATTTCGGATAGTCCCGAATTTCAGGCGGCGTTTATGAGAGACTTCTTAACTGTTTGCTTTAGTCATCCCAAGGTTGCAGGCATCAATCAGTGGGGCTTTTGGGAGGGTGCTCACTGGAGATCACGAGCGGCTTTATTTAATCAAGATTGGTCGGAACGCAAGAATTTAAAAGCTTATAAAGCTTTAGTCTTTGATGAATGGTGGACTCGAGGAGAAGCGCTTGTCGATGAGGTAGGTGAAATCAATTTTCGGGGCTTTAAGGGAGATTATGAAATCCAAGTTTATTCCAAGGATAATAAACTATTAAAGAGCTTGATATTTACACTCACAAACGATGACTCCATATTACGATTAAGGCTTTAA
- a CDS encoding sugar ABC transporter substrate-binding protein, translated as MKNSILVTLSLILSVAIGLTFANKGGVSSTAESPDKKIIIGLSMDTLKEARWQKDRDIFVDSAQKLGAEVIVQSANSDDVLQMKNVKSLIAQKVDVLVIIPHNSMAMAEAVRLAHEAGIPVIAYDRLITNCDLDLYITFNNEKVGEAQAQTLLDHLPKTGQSRIVRVFGAPTDNNAKLFKQGQDKVILPAIEAGRIKVLHQGWAEGWMPKNSKIIVNAALANHGTDIQAILTSNDGTAGGAVQSLTEKNLTGKVLVTGQDAEIAAIQRIIRGEQLMTIYKPIKIIAARAAELAIDMANRKVIVAKHTTANGLKDVPSVLLDFHVVTKDNIEETIVKDGFHSAEELGLNK; from the coding sequence ATGAAAAATAGTATACTTGTCACCCTGTCGCTTATTTTAAGTGTGGCTATTGGTTTAACTTTTGCTAACAAAGGCGGTGTATCGAGCACCGCAGAAAGTCCAGATAAGAAAATCATCATTGGTTTATCCATGGATACTCTTAAGGAGGCGCGCTGGCAAAAGGATCGTGACATTTTTGTAGATAGTGCCCAGAAATTGGGTGCGGAAGTTATCGTACAATCAGCCAATAGCGATGATGTTTTACAAATGAAAAATGTAAAGTCACTTATTGCGCAAAAAGTTGATGTTCTAGTCATTATTCCTCACAATAGTATGGCCATGGCAGAGGCCGTTAGATTGGCACATGAAGCAGGTATTCCAGTTATCGCTTATGATCGCCTTATCACAAATTGTGATTTGGATCTCTATATTACATTTAATAATGAAAAGGTTGGCGAGGCTCAGGCTCAGACACTGCTGGATCATTTACCTAAAACTGGCCAGTCACGTATCGTGCGTGTTTTTGGAGCACCCACAGATAATAATGCCAAACTTTTCAAACAAGGACAAGATAAGGTCATTCTTCCGGCAATAGAAGCGGGCAGAATAAAAGTTCTTCATCAGGGTTGGGCCGAGGGCTGGATGCCGAAGAATAGTAAAATCATTGTGAATGCGGCTTTGGCTAATCACGGTACCGATATTCAGGCTATCCTTACCTCCAATGATGGGACTGCAGGTGGTGCGGTTCAATCGCTTACAGAGAAAAATCTCACGGGTAAAGTGCTGGTCACTGGGCAGGATGCCGAAATTGCGGCGATTCAGCGTATTATCCGTGGTGAGCAGCTGATGACAATTTATAAACCGATTAAAATTATTGCAGCTCGTGCGGCAGAACTAGCTATTGATATGGCGAATCGGAAAGTGATTGTGGCGAAGCACACGACTGCAAATGGCCTTAAAGACGTACCGAGTGTTTTGTTAGATTTTCATGTTGTCACCAAAGACAATATCGAGGAAACGATTGTTAAGGATGGTTTTCACAGCGCCGAAGAGCTTGGTCTAAACAAGTAA
- a CDS encoding sugar ABC transporter ATP-binding protein, translating into MKTSLLDVKALTKEFPGVKALDQVSFTLGEGEVHALCGENGAGKSTLIKSISGIWEHGSYDGEIWVNGQMAKFKGIADAENAGISVIYQELAMVEEMTVAENVFLGREPVRNGLIDWHKVYEDCRTILVKYKLDNIDPAARVGDLSVGQQQLVEIVKALAKESKILLLDEPTAALTEEEVEKLLEIIRDLRSRGISCLYISHRLDEVMEISDTITVIRDGQSIKTAPRAEWTKTSLIQNMCGREIKDLFPKKKAESKEVLLSVENLSVHHAGYDLVKDVSFELRAGEVLGIGGLMGAGRSELLMHIFCGIGERSAGVVKLKGNKLEGNDAGQSIDQGLIMVTEDRKRLGLVLDESIFFNLSLSHLSSFTKNGLINGHAEYKENDHFFKFLRVKAPTMEYRVGGLSGGNQQKVVLGKALMTKPDIVFLDEPTRGIDVGAKVEVYELMNKLTSEGKAVILVSSELPELLGMSDRVLMLSAGRNAGVFPVSPELTQHDLLEAAMKYS; encoded by the coding sequence ATGAAAACTTCTCTTTTAGATGTCAAAGCGCTAACTAAGGAGTTCCCCGGGGTTAAAGCTCTCGATCAAGTTAGCTTCACTCTAGGTGAGGGCGAAGTTCACGCGCTCTGCGGCGAAAATGGTGCGGGCAAATCGACTTTAATTAAATCAATCTCGGGTATTTGGGAACACGGTAGCTATGATGGTGAGATTTGGGTGAATGGCCAGATGGCTAAATTCAAAGGTATTGCTGATGCTGAGAATGCGGGGATATCGGTTATTTATCAGGAATTAGCCATGGTCGAAGAAATGACGGTGGCTGAAAATGTTTTTCTTGGCCGTGAGCCAGTCAGAAATGGGCTCATCGATTGGCATAAAGTTTATGAAGATTGTCGTACTATTTTAGTCAAATATAAATTAGATAATATCGACCCTGCCGCACGTGTGGGTGATCTAAGTGTTGGTCAACAGCAGTTGGTGGAAATTGTTAAAGCCCTGGCCAAAGAGTCAAAAATTCTGCTCTTAGATGAACCTACGGCAGCGTTAACGGAAGAGGAGGTTGAGAAACTTTTGGAGATTATTCGCGACTTGCGCTCACGTGGGATTAGCTGTCTCTATATCTCTCACCGCTTGGATGAAGTCATGGAGATTTCGGATACGATTACGGTGATTCGCGATGGTCAGTCGATTAAGACCGCGCCGCGCGCTGAGTGGACAAAGACTAGCTTGATTCAAAATATGTGTGGCCGTGAAATAAAGGATCTTTTCCCCAAGAAAAAGGCTGAAAGCAAGGAAGTTTTGCTCAGTGTGGAGAACTTAAGTGTGCATCACGCAGGCTATGACTTGGTCAAAGATGTGAGCTTTGAGCTCCGCGCAGGTGAAGTCTTGGGCATCGGTGGGCTCATGGGAGCCGGCCGCAGTGAATTGCTGATGCACATTTTTTGTGGCATCGGTGAGCGTAGCGCTGGGGTGGTGAAACTTAAGGGCAATAAGCTCGAGGGTAATGATGCAGGTCAAAGTATTGATCAAGGACTGATTATGGTTACTGAAGACCGCAAAAGACTGGGTCTAGTGCTCGATGAAAGTATCTTTTTTAACTTGTCCTTATCGCATCTAAGTAGCTTCACTAAAAATGGACTCATTAATGGTCATGCCGAATATAAAGAAAACGATCATTTTTTCAAATTTTTACGGGTCAAGGCACCGACGATGGAATACCGCGTTGGTGGACTTTCCGGTGGCAATCAACAAAAAGTTGTTCTAGGCAAGGCCTTGATGACCAAGCCAGATATTGTTTTTCTCGACGAGCCGACTCGCGGCATTGATGTAGGTGCAAAAGTCGAGGTTTACGAGTTGATGAATAAGCTGACTTCGGAGGGCAAGGCGGTTATTCTTGTCTCCAGTGAACTTCCCGAATTATTGGGTATGAGTGACCGTGTCCTCATGCTTAGCGCAGGTCGCAACGCAGGTGTTTTCCCTGTATCACCAGAATTAACGCAGCACGACTTACTCGAAGCTGCTATGAAATATAGCTAG